One region of Arvicola amphibius chromosome 3, mArvAmp1.2, whole genome shotgun sequence genomic DNA includes:
- the LOC119810188 gene encoding olfactory receptor 143-like, translating into MFLQMSPAKLINMENHSSVTEFILMGLTDQPVLQLPLFVLFFVNYTATVLGNLSLMSLICLNSHLHTPMYFFIFNLSFIDFCYSFVFTPKMLMSFVSEINTISFRGCMAQLFFFCLFVNSECFVLTAMAYDRYVAICRPLLYTVVMSPRACSLLMIVSHLMGLSSAIVHTGCIIRLRFCDSKVIDHYMCDTFPLLELSCGSSHANELVSSVSVAIVVVVSSIIIMSSYALILVNIIHLSSSKGWSKAVSTCSSHIITVALFYGFGLLAHIKTSSAESVVQRKFFSVVYTFVLPLLNPLIYSLRNKDVKLAVKKTLKRITV; encoded by the coding sequence ATGTTCCTACAGATGTCTCCTGCAAAGCTAATAAATATGGAGAATCACTCTTCAGTGACTGAATTCATTCTTATGGGCTTAACAGACCAGCCTGtgctccagctgcctctgtttGTCCTGTTCTTCGTGAACTACACAGCCACTGTATTGGGAAACTTGAGTTTAATGAGTCTCATTTGCCTGAATTCTCATCTTCACACACCAATGTACTTTTTTATCTTCAACTTGTCCTTCATTGACTTTtgctattcatttgtttttacccCCAAAATGCTGATGAGCTTTGTCTCAGAAATCAACACCATCTCCTTCAGAGGATGCATGGctcaactattttttttctgcctttttgttAATTCTGAGTGCTTTGTACTGACAGCCATGGCCTATGATAGGTATGTGGCCATCTGTAGGCCCCTGCTGTACACAGTAGTCATGTCTCCCAGGGCTTGTTCCCTGCTAATGATTGTTTCACACTTGATGGGGCTCTCTAGTGCCATTGTGCACACAGGATGTATAATCAGACTCAGGTTTTGTGATTCAAAAGTCATCGACCACTACATGTGTGACACATTTCCACTCCTGGAGCTCTCCTGTGGGAGCAGTCATGCCAATGAACTTGTGAGTTCTGTTTCCGTGGCtatagttgttgttgtttctagcATCATCATTATGTCCTCCTATGCTTTGATTCTTGTTAATATTATTCATTTGTCATCATCTAAGGGTTGGTCCAAAGCCGTAAGCACATGTAGTTCTCACATAATAACTGTTGCCTTGTTCTATGGATTTGGTCTGCTTGCTCATATCAAAACATCATCTGCAGAATCTGTGGTTCAGAGGAAATTTTTTTCAGTAGTTTACA